A genome region from Heptranchias perlo isolate sHepPer1 chromosome 32, sHepPer1.hap1, whole genome shotgun sequence includes the following:
- the LOC137300906 gene encoding zinc finger protein 256-like, translating into MEDLQTGSWDPAAPQAPSSSRLHPAGPGPASASASGPPPVRGAGKPFVCSVCGKGFKTPQWLEKHRETHGRVRLFQCPDCGKSFNQAYSLKRHSTIHGGERPYSCSECGKGFTVSSSLLEHQRIHTGEKPFICSECGKGFTVSSNLLKHQRIHTGERPFICSECGKGFTFKSNLVKHQRIHTGERPFTCSVCGKGFTFKSNLLTHQRLHTKDRPFTCSECGKGFINSTDLLTHRHIHTGERPFTCSTCGKGFIHSSDMLTHQRIHTEGKLFTCSVCGKGFTQSFNLQTHQRVHTGERPFTCSVCGKGFTQLSHMLTHQRVHTGERPVTCSVCRKGFIDSSSLTKHQRIHTGERPFTCTVCGKRFTQSASLTKHQRIHTGESSTCSMDRK; encoded by the coding sequence ATGGAAGATTTGCAAACGGGAAGCTGGGACCCAGCAGCCCCCCAGGCCCCGAGCAGCAGCCGCCTGCACCCAGCTGGGCCGGGCCCGGCCTCGGCCTCGGCCTCGGGGCCGCCGCCTGTGCGGGGAGCCGGGAAGCCCTTTGTCTGCTCAGTCTGTGGGAAAGGGTTTAAGACGCCGCAGTGGCTGGAGAAGCACCGGGAGACACACGGCCGAGTGAGGCTGTTCCAATGCCCAGACTGCGGCAAGAGCTTCAATCAGGCCTACAGCCTAAAGCGGCACTCCACCATTCACGGCGGCGAGAGGCCGTACTCGTGCTCcgagtgcgggaagggattcaccgtGTCCTCCAGCCTCCTGGAGCACCAGCGGATCCACACGGGAGAGAAGCCGTTTATCTGCTCcgagtgcgggaagggattcaccgtGTCCTCCAACCTCCTGAAACACCAGCGGATCCACACTGGCGAGAGGCCGTTTATCTGCTCcgagtgcgggaagggattcaccttTAAATCCAACCTGGTGAAACACCAGCGGATCCACACTGGCGAGCGGcccttcacctgctctgtgtgtgggaagggattcacctttaaatccaacctgctgacacaccagcgcctTCACACCAAGgacaggccattcacctgctccgagtgtgggaaaggattcatcAATTCCACTGACCTCCTGACACATCGGCACATTCACACTGGAGAGCGGCCCTTCACCTGCTCcacctgtgggaagggattcattcatTCATCGGAcatgctgacacaccagcgcatTCACACTGAAGGGAAgctattcacctgctccgtgtgtgggaagggattcactcagtcattcaACCTGCAGACACACCAACgcgttcacaccggggagaggccgttcacctgctctgtgtgtgggaagggattcactcagttatcCCACATGTTGACACACCAGCGtgttcacactggagagaggccagTCACTTGTTCTGTGTGCAGGAAAGGATTTATTGATTCATCCAGCCTGACGAAACACCAgcgcattcacactggggagaggccgttcacctgcactgtgtgtgggaagagattcactcagtcagccAGTCTGACGAAACACCAgcgcattcacactggggagtcATCCACCTGTTCCATGGACAGAAAATGA
- the LOC137300776 gene encoding uncharacterized protein codes for MRAPERRGLAEEVKIKAGKAAPGEGRTRTPRAGAWGRTRTPRAGAWGQGSDSDPAGRGLRSDSDLTRTPRAGAWGDGGARSPPLTSGRWKVSPSAPGDGPDLQWDQWQPWLCMCDIGKQGRIRYFVVSSDAAKSNVSLDEFWQDKPCSLADCGNCQTTECPIPQVEARAASRFGRRFSRPAAGTLRIPDFKPSEANSYDSLPVVDDVG; via the exons ATGCGCGCGCC GGAGAGGCGGGGCCTGGCCGAGGAGGTAAAGATTAAGGCGGGAAAAGCCGCTCCGGGGGAGGGCCGGACTCGGACCCCGCGGGCCGGGGCCTGGGGCCGGACTCGCACCCCGCGGGCCGGGGCCTGGGGCCAGGGGTCGGACTCGGACCCCGCGGGCCGGGGCCTGAGGTCGGACTCGGACCTGACTCGCACCCCGCGGGCCGGGGCCTGGGGCGATGGTGGAGCACGTTCCCCGCCCCTGACCTCAGGCCGTTGGAAGGTGTCCCCCTCAGCACCCGGGG ATGGTCCGGATCTCCAGTGGGACCAGTGGCAGCCCTGGCTCTGTATGTGTGACATTGGGAAACAGGGCCGGATTCGTTACTTTGTGGTGTCGTCGGATGCGGCAAAGAGCAACGTGAGCCTGGATGAATTCTGGCAGGACAAGCCGTGCTCTCTCGCCGACTGCGGCAACTGCCAGACCACCGAGTGCCCGATCCCGCAGGTGGAAGCGAGAGCGGCCTCGCGGTTCGGCCGCCGGTTCTCACGACCTGCCGCTGGCACCCTGCGAATCCCCGACTTCAAACCATCCGAGGCAAATTCCTACGACAGTCTCCCGGTGGTCGATGATGTTGGATAA